GGATTTGAAAACCCAAGTCAAGCAAGCGCATTGGAACGTTAAAGGAACTGACTTCTATCAGTTGCACGAATTGTTTGACGAAATTGCTACTGAATTAGAAGAGTACGTTGATATAGTTGCCGAACGCATCACCGCTTTAGGTGGATATGCTGTAGGCACAGCCCGGGCCGCCGCTAGCAATTCGATTCTGCCAGAATATCCTTTTGATATTTTAGACGGTAAAGAGCATGTGACAGCTTTGGCAGATCGCTTTGCACCCTATGGCAAGCATATCAGGGAAGCGATCGACAAAACTAATCAATTAGGCGATGCGGATACCGCCGACCTTTACACCGAAGTTTCTCGTACCATTGACAAACGACTCTGGTTCTTAGAAGCTCATCTGCAAGTTTCAGAAATCAAGGGAGAGAATGGATCAGCGGGTGCTACTCAAACTCAAAAGACAGCTGCTGTAAGATAAGCACTTTTGAGCAACACACATTTTCTCAAACCTAGTAGTATCTTTTTGGTAAGTACGCCACTTTTGAGTGCGTACTTTTCATTTTATATGTACATACTTTACTATTTAAATAGTTGAAAAACAATTCTAATACTAATTCGTAATTAGTATTTCAAACTGTAAAAAGTTGCTTTAAGCAATTATCACTCATTTTGAAGTTTCTCTTGACGGGCGATATCTAACAACAAAAAAACTTGAGATTTAGCGAGGTGAACTTATGTCTCAAAATACTATTAACTACCTAATTCATGATAGAAACGCCCGGGGTCACGCTCAGTTTGGCTGGCTCGATAGTTACCATACATTTTCCTTTGGTAGTTTTTATGATCCTAACCGCATGGGATTTCGTTCCCTGCGCGTCATCAACGACGATCGCATCGCCCCTGGTGCTGGATTCCCTACCCACGGTCATCGTGACATGGAAATCCTCACCTATGTGCTGTCAGGTGCAGTAGAGCATAAAGATAGTTTGGGTACAGGGTCAGTGATTCGTCCTGGCGACGCACAAATTATGAGTGCTGGTACTGGAATTCAACACAGTGAATTTAATCCCTCGTCAACTGAAGCCCTCCACTTGCTGCAAATTTGGATTTTACCTGATGAGCAAGACTTGTCACCTAGGTATGAACAAAAAGCTTTTTCTCTAGAAGAAAAGCGTGGCAAACTACGTTTAATTGCTGCAAAAGATGGGCGGGATGGTGCTGTGACAATTCACCAAGATGTTGATTTATATACATCTGTTTTAGAGGAGGGTGATGTTGTCAATTACCACGTCAAGCCTAATCGTTATGCCTGGTTACAAATAGCTCAAGGTATCGCAACCTTAAATGGTGAGGAACTGAGGGCAGGCGACGGAGTGCAAATTAGTGGGGAAGAACAGCTAGAAATCAGCACCAACATCGGCACAGAAATCTTGCTTTTTGATTTGGGTTGATAGGCTGAACTACATCTAGTGGTCTGTTAGTGGTCTGTCAAGCTGGTCTATCAAGCCAACTTTGAGGGGTGAAGGTAGGGAGTAGGGAGTGGGGACAGAGTTTTTTCTGTTTCTCACATTTACATCAAGTTCGGCTAATTACTTACGATATAGTCGGTTTGCTTGGTAATAGGTAATAGGTAATGGGTAATAGGTAATACTCAAAACCAATTCCCAATTACCAATTCCCAATTACCGACCTCCACAGATATCATAAGTGTTTAAACGGACATGATATTACTTATCCCCAGCAAAGTTGGCTTGGTTTCGCCCATGATTGTCGCCCCTTAAAGCCGAGATATTTCACCAACCTCCTCGATTAGCCGAGCCAGCATTTCCTGGGGACTCCAGTATCCTTTGCCAACTTCTGATACTCAACTATCAACCTGTTGCTGGACTTCTCTGAGTCTATAATCAGTCACTTTTTTGCTGTAATATCATGTCCGCTTGATTACTTATAAAAACCAAAGAACCCCACCCCACCAAAGCTACGCTTTGTTTCCCCTCCCCGTTGACTCTGAGGGGTTAGGGGTGGGGTGCAATAATTGCGGGAATCATAACTAATTAACCGGACATGATATAGTTAGTATTTTTGTAGGGTGGGCACTGCTAATGGTTTGCTCAAACCTTGATTTTTAGGTTGTTGGCAGTGCCCACCGAGTGGGTTAATTGACAATGGTGCAAGATATCAGTTAAACAACAACAAAATTGTTTGCCGTCAGTGACAGGCCAGTATCTAGTTGTGCAAATTGTACTTGACTAAACCCACCACCAGTACCATCAGAGTCAAAGTACAATGCACCTGTGCTGTCATTATAGATCAATCGCTGCTCACTGCTGGTTGCAGATACTCCCAGGGTAAACTGACTCTCTAAGAGTAAACCGATTGATAAGCCGTCAGTAAAACCATCAGCCGATAACAGAATCTGTTCATCAGCAGCACTGAAATCATAAAGACTATCAATACCTTCGTTGTAACTGTTGA
Above is a window of Nostoc sp. UHCC 0702 DNA encoding:
- a CDS encoding pirin family protein — protein: MSQNTINYLIHDRNARGHAQFGWLDSYHTFSFGSFYDPNRMGFRSLRVINDDRIAPGAGFPTHGHRDMEILTYVLSGAVEHKDSLGTGSVIRPGDAQIMSAGTGIQHSEFNPSSTEALHLLQIWILPDEQDLSPRYEQKAFSLEEKRGKLRLIAAKDGRDGAVTIHQDVDLYTSVLEEGDVVNYHVKPNRYAWLQIAQGIATLNGEELRAGDGVQISGEEQLEISTNIGTEILLFDLG
- the dps gene encoding DNA starvation/stationary phase protection protein Dps; this translates as MSDNTIASRLYPTRIDIPAQARTQIVVILNQTLAATLDLKTQVKQAHWNVKGTDFYQLHELFDEIATELEEYVDIVAERITALGGYAVGTARAAASNSILPEYPFDILDGKEHVTALADRFAPYGKHIREAIDKTNQLGDADTADLYTEVSRTIDKRLWFLEAHLQVSEIKGENGSAGATQTQKTAAVR